From the genome of Ectobacillus sp. JY-23, one region includes:
- the pglZ gene encoding BREX-1 system phosphatase PglZ type A produces the protein MNIKEELLRLFQQQQDENRGAVRSLVFWYDAQGESRDLTEIEEALSERGIRIHHVEENNVFRTKVLLELEDTENSYLLYAPFAKPADRDNFLLDILLYSGKHGEFQADEIAIRMKELRLDHLAIRPFMEEHTRFFENKQRVARFQKLLANNPTVEQVKQTMLAVLCNAKSSTPQDILKSVAAHGLSDTNESLTQIAKYMDAEVFHSFVEEYFGIAKREEQRFAHIVESIVFQHYAAHLDEKMMQVTYVSAVPNICKVFVEDWLKSEERKVLEQILDTLEQKWNVSQAIERYTYQAFLRCDTFAAVERKILDVLHELLLNETIVVSEWKSILAERSKSYWYKTRFHAEYELLEKALRVYEWRGVFEKNDAPRNEREWFALYTEKYFHIDQAYRHLQLHYANGHGLDAYEALMERMTFWYENTYLTELSRYTDEMVDMKLREKWPITDVLQQKNFYNYFIRPLVEGSRERIFVIISDALRFEIGEELKSSFNQRLNAEVRLIPMQAAAPTYTQLGMAALLPGSITDVASDGTVYVDGLSTKGLVNRNKILQTYEPDAVALKLDSFISCSKEEGFSQIKGKRVVYLYHDNIDATGDSGKTEGYTYEAVVQTVERIKAAVRKLTGTYEAVRIYITSDHGFLYQSSQVEKYQKTESIQGDIYDRNRRFAIGHSLSTPEGTTKVSMQYLGLSHEAVIAKGLNRFTAGGGMRFVHGGAMPQESIVPLIEYRQVRGKARKAEEERVNVRVASIQKVITSYQFIVPFFQEEKVSGELYARTLRAAFYRNNERISNELTVTFDSKGEVAERQKDVVFHLLEDRYKTGDVCVLRLEDVSGRATELYGEEEFELKLYSI, from the coding sequence ATGAACATCAAAGAGGAATTACTGCGGTTGTTTCAGCAGCAACAAGATGAAAATCGAGGAGCGGTGCGGTCGCTTGTGTTTTGGTATGATGCACAAGGAGAAAGCCGCGATTTAACTGAGATAGAAGAAGCGTTGTCTGAGCGAGGCATTCGCATTCATCATGTAGAGGAAAATAATGTGTTTCGGACGAAGGTGCTGCTGGAGCTTGAGGATACGGAAAACTCTTATTTATTGTATGCACCATTTGCGAAGCCAGCGGATCGTGATAATTTTTTGCTTGATATTTTACTTTATAGTGGCAAGCATGGCGAGTTCCAAGCGGATGAAATTGCAATTCGGATGAAGGAATTGCGTTTGGATCATTTGGCAATTCGTCCGTTTATGGAAGAACATACAAGGTTCTTTGAAAACAAGCAGCGTGTGGCACGGTTCCAAAAACTACTTGCGAATAATCCTACTGTAGAACAGGTGAAGCAAACGATGCTTGCGGTATTATGCAATGCCAAAAGCAGCACGCCGCAGGATATTTTAAAAAGTGTGGCTGCGCACGGGTTGTCTGATACAAATGAGAGCTTGACGCAAATTGCGAAGTATATGGATGCTGAGGTGTTTCATTCATTTGTGGAGGAATACTTCGGTATTGCTAAACGGGAAGAACAGCGCTTCGCTCATATTGTAGAAAGTATCGTCTTCCAGCATTACGCTGCCCACCTAGATGAGAAAATGATGCAGGTTACATATGTATCCGCTGTTCCAAATATATGCAAGGTGTTTGTCGAGGATTGGTTAAAATCTGAGGAGCGTAAGGTACTGGAGCAAATCTTGGATACGCTAGAACAAAAGTGGAACGTGTCACAAGCAATTGAGCGTTATACATACCAAGCATTTTTACGTTGTGATACGTTTGCAGCGGTGGAGCGTAAAATATTGGATGTTCTGCATGAACTATTGTTAAATGAAACAATTGTAGTGTCAGAATGGAAAAGTATCTTAGCTGAGCGAAGCAAAAGCTATTGGTATAAAACACGTTTTCATGCGGAGTATGAGTTATTAGAAAAAGCGCTTCGTGTGTATGAGTGGCGCGGTGTGTTTGAGAAGAATGATGCACCAAGAAATGAGCGTGAGTGGTTTGCGCTGTATACGGAGAAATATTTTCATATTGATCAAGCATATCGACATCTACAGCTACATTATGCAAATGGTCATGGTTTAGATGCGTATGAAGCGTTAATGGAGCGCATGACGTTTTGGTATGAGAATACGTATTTAACAGAGCTTAGTCGTTATACAGATGAAATGGTAGATATGAAGCTGAGAGAGAAATGGCCGATTACGGATGTGCTTCAGCAAAAGAACTTCTACAATTATTTCATTCGTCCATTAGTAGAAGGATCACGCGAGCGTATTTTTGTGATTATCTCTGATGCTCTGCGTTTTGAGATTGGAGAAGAACTAAAGAGCAGTTTTAATCAGCGCTTGAACGCAGAAGTGCGGCTGATTCCGATGCAAGCTGCGGCTCCTACATACACACAGCTGGGCATGGCGGCATTGCTTCCTGGGAGTATCACAGATGTTGCGAGTGATGGAACAGTCTATGTAGATGGTCTTTCTACAAAGGGGCTGGTTAACCGCAACAAAATATTACAAACATATGAGCCCGATGCGGTGGCGTTAAAGCTGGATTCATTTATTTCTTGCAGTAAGGAAGAAGGGTTCAGTCAAATCAAAGGTAAGCGTGTCGTGTATTTATATCATGACAATATTGATGCGACTGGTGATTCTGGCAAAACAGAAGGCTATACGTATGAAGCGGTAGTGCAAACGGTGGAACGTATTAAAGCGGCTGTACGCAAGCTGACTGGGACTTATGAAGCAGTGCGTATTTATATTACAAGTGATCACGGCTTTTTATATCAATCTTCACAAGTAGAGAAATATCAAAAGACGGAAAGTATTCAAGGTGACATATATGACCGTAATCGTCGTTTTGCGATTGGGCACAGCTTAAGTACACCGGAAGGTACAACAAAGGTGTCCATGCAATATTTGGGATTATCACACGAAGCAGTCATCGCCAAAGGGTTAAACCGTTTCACTGCAGGCGGGGGTATGCGCTTCGTTCACGGCGGAGCAATGCCGCAAGAAAGCATCGTACCACTGATTGAATACCGTCAAGTGAGAGGAAAAGCACGTAAAGCAGAAGAAGAACGAGTTAACGTACGCGTTGCATCCATTCAAAAAGTTATCACAAGCTATCAATTTATCGTGCCGTTCTTCCAAGAAGAAAAGGTATCAGGCGAATTGTACGCAAGAACACTTCGTGCAGCGTTTTATCGAAATAACGAGCGTATTTCCAATGAGTTGACGGTAACGTTTGATTCAAAAGGAGAGGTGGCGGAGCGTCAAAAGGATGTGGTGTTCCATCTGTTGGAGGATCGGTATAAGACAGGAGATGTATGTGTTCTGCGTCTAGAAGATGTGTCTGGTCGTGCGACGGAGTTGTATGGTGAGGAAGAGTTTGAGTTGAAGTTGTATAGTATTTAA
- a CDS encoding EVE domain-containing protein, whose protein sequence is MYYIYILNDFEIGNNILNAEQILDSLVGRKCWVYNSTTPNFKRINRGDKVLVYMAGVGRRNFVASFNIASDIVEKQLDLLTKEESILFNMFSHMVKIENINIFQKPVTIAEIKNDLEFISDKKNYGLFFRQATKRITQQDYEKVISASQNFLTV, encoded by the coding sequence ATGTATTATATTTATATATTGAATGATTTCGAAATTGGTAACAACATATTAAATGCTGAACAGATATTGGATAGTTTAGTAGGCAGAAAATGTTGGGTGTACAATAGTACCACCCCTAACTTTAAGAGAATTAACCGAGGGGATAAAGTTTTGGTTTATATGGCTGGAGTTGGAAGAAGGAATTTCGTAGCTTCCTTTAATATTGCAAGTGATATTGTTGAGAAACAATTAGATCTATTAACAAAAGAAGAAAGTATACTATTTAATATGTTTAGTCATATGGTAAAGATAGAAAATATAAATATATTTCAGAAGCCAGTTACTATAGCAGAAATTAAAAATGATTTAGAATTTATTTCAGATAAAAAGAACTATGGATTATTTTTTCGGCAAGCAACGAAAAGAATTACACAGCAAGATTATGAGAAAGTTATTAGCGCTTCACAAAACTTCTTAACAGTATAA
- a CDS encoding DEAD/DEAH box helicase: MLEVGDIVRGPLWPEAVEVKKCEDMQGSFYRVEAYGRDSNTYYQVIVLPQQLESIEKLNGASHTIIDATEMQRYMLYRELLIDRKYSKARALGSQNVMPLPHQIEAVYGRMLQVPSVRFLLADDPGAGKTIMAGMLIRELKARRSADRILILVPPLVLKQWQQELNEKFGEDFTIITRHTLKEYNGKNPFIEQSCVLTSLYWASRDDVKALLMEADFDLVIVDEAHKMAAYTTGTKNKKTKRTKIYQLGERILRHSEHALLLTATPHKGDVENFRHLMRLIDEDIFSSIGIKETLRDKSNPFIIRRLKENLKYFDGSPLFPKRTTKTIKYTLSDKELELYETVTEYVKQHFNRAMNRGHNSTAFAMMLLQRRLSSSIEAIHLSLVRRHERLVRLLEELHNQESPQFIDLDVDEYEDSTLEEQEILEQSSEHSFDAVDPNELEVEIAELMRLIEYSGYIRQNYVERKYVELENTLFGENGLLRKGEKILIFTESTDTLHYLEQRLSAHGLGIAKIVGKYSMDERRRQVELFRNEYPIMLATDAGGESINLQFCNQMVNYDIPWNPNKLEQRMGRIHRIGQKNEVFVCNLVAGNTREGDVLHTLLVKMEKMRHDLGHDLVYDFVGDRLEERMTDLPTLMQHAVLHRERLEDIKRDIEQVISEEYQELLRMAQEESLAMDTLDVSGMKREQYDIAVQRVPGRVYAEFTAHTLSEHRVRVYPSHEEQVYRIERLPKSLREFARKHHITLKGKEDSYRFTGHQGYGSDEIEIVGNDYSLFLLSLQAMKEESEGTILPAYEIPYAVSERLEVEGYEISLTDGTCRELHKDIVYLAKRENGEVVELDSYWLYSAVMENAVSAQLDKDVLLINAMQHVMKKREEFVLLNENQLSKKLQFLRRAFDTQYETTANKLEKYRNEDLDNRNSALINQTKAQLIDIEERRKRRLDELERERNVNIVPPRRIASLVLMPAYTNTKRLLASDYEAIITAYEEEHQRKHVKMYPNLALVDFMSEDENGKPRGIIVANPENLALQTKHERDLEELGMDVYMYVVEDGVIVREYLL, from the coding sequence ATGTTAGAGGTTGGCGATATAGTAAGAGGACCGCTGTGGCCGGAAGCAGTGGAAGTGAAGAAGTGTGAAGATATGCAAGGCAGCTTTTATCGCGTAGAAGCCTATGGCAGAGATAGCAATACATATTATCAAGTCATCGTCCTCCCCCAGCAGTTAGAGAGCATTGAGAAGCTAAACGGTGCATCGCATACGATAATTGACGCAACTGAGATGCAGCGGTATATGCTGTACCGCGAGCTGTTAATTGACCGCAAATATTCAAAAGCACGTGCGCTTGGTAGTCAAAATGTAATGCCGCTTCCACACCAAATCGAGGCGGTATATGGACGGATGCTACAGGTGCCGTCCGTTCGCTTCTTGCTTGCGGATGATCCTGGAGCTGGTAAGACAATTATGGCTGGGATGTTGATTCGTGAGCTGAAGGCAAGGCGCAGTGCAGATCGTATTTTGATTTTGGTGCCGCCACTTGTGTTAAAGCAATGGCAACAGGAGCTCAATGAAAAATTTGGTGAGGATTTTACTATCATTACACGTCATACGTTGAAGGAGTACAATGGGAAAAATCCGTTCATTGAGCAAAGCTGTGTGCTTACATCGTTATATTGGGCGTCGCGCGATGATGTGAAGGCGCTGCTTATGGAAGCGGATTTTGATCTTGTCATTGTGGATGAAGCCCATAAGATGGCTGCGTATACGACTGGTACAAAAAACAAGAAGACAAAGCGTACAAAGATTTATCAACTTGGAGAACGAATTTTACGTCACAGTGAGCACGCTCTTCTGTTAACGGCAACGCCACATAAGGGGGATGTGGAAAACTTTCGTCATTTGATGCGTTTAATTGATGAGGACATCTTCTCTTCTATCGGCATCAAGGAAACACTTCGTGATAAAAGCAATCCGTTCATCATCCGCCGGCTAAAAGAAAACTTGAAGTATTTTGACGGATCCCCACTGTTCCCAAAGCGAACAACAAAGACAATTAAATATACGTTATCAGACAAAGAGCTGGAGTTGTATGAAACGGTGACAGAGTACGTGAAGCAGCACTTTAACCGTGCGATGAACCGCGGACATAACAGTACCGCATTCGCGATGATGTTGCTTCAAAGAAGATTAAGTTCTTCGATTGAGGCCATTCATTTGTCCTTGGTGCGTCGTCATGAGAGGCTTGTGCGCTTGCTCGAGGAATTGCACAATCAAGAGTCGCCGCAGTTCATCGATTTGGATGTGGACGAATATGAAGATTCGACGCTTGAGGAGCAGGAGATACTAGAGCAAAGCAGTGAGCACAGTTTTGATGCGGTAGATCCAAATGAACTGGAGGTAGAGATTGCTGAGCTTATGCGCTTGATTGAGTACTCCGGTTATATTCGGCAAAATTATGTAGAACGTAAGTATGTTGAGCTTGAGAATACGTTGTTTGGGGAGAACGGCTTGCTTCGCAAGGGAGAGAAGATTTTGATTTTTACAGAGTCCACCGATACGCTTCATTATTTGGAGCAGCGTTTGTCTGCGCACGGGCTTGGTATTGCGAAGATTGTAGGGAAGTACTCTATGGACGAAAGAAGACGGCAGGTGGAGTTGTTCCGCAATGAGTATCCGATTATGCTTGCGACGGATGCCGGGGGAGAATCGATTAACCTGCAGTTTTGTAATCAGATGGTTAACTATGATATTCCTTGGAATCCAAACAAGCTGGAGCAACGGATGGGACGTATTCACCGTATCGGGCAAAAGAACGAGGTATTCGTATGTAACTTGGTTGCCGGTAATACACGTGAGGGAGATGTGCTTCATACGCTGCTGGTAAAAATGGAAAAGATGCGTCATGATTTAGGTCATGACTTGGTATATGATTTTGTTGGGGACCGATTAGAGGAACGAATGACGGATTTGCCGACGCTTATGCAGCATGCGGTGCTACACCGTGAGCGCTTGGAGGATATTAAGCGTGATATTGAACAGGTAATTTCCGAGGAGTATCAAGAATTGCTTCGAATGGCGCAAGAGGAAAGCTTGGCGATGGATACGCTAGATGTGTCTGGCATGAAGCGCGAGCAGTATGATATTGCGGTGCAACGTGTTCCGGGACGCGTGTATGCAGAGTTTACAGCTCACACGCTCAGTGAGCATCGTGTACGGGTATATCCGTCTCATGAGGAACAGGTATATCGCATTGAACGCCTTCCAAAGTCACTTCGCGAGTTTGCGAGAAAACATCATATCACACTAAAAGGGAAGGAAGATTCGTATCGTTTTACGGGTCACCAAGGATACGGAAGTGATGAAATAGAAATTGTTGGTAATGATTATTCGTTGTTTTTACTGTCGCTGCAAGCGATGAAGGAAGAGAGTGAAGGTACGATATTACCAGCTTATGAAATTCCTTATGCGGTGTCCGAACGACTTGAGGTAGAAGGATATGAAATCAGTTTGACGGATGGTACGTGTCGAGAGTTACACAAGGATATTGTGTACTTGGCAAAGCGAGAAAACGGAGAAGTTGTAGAGTTGGACTCCTACTGGTTATACAGTGCGGTTATGGAAAACGCTGTCTCAGCGCAGCTTGATAAAGATGTGCTGTTAATAAACGCGATGCAACATGTGATGAAAAAACGTGAAGAGTTTGTGTTACTAAATGAAAATCAACTCAGTAAAAAGCTCCAATTTTTGCGTAGAGCCTTTGATACACAATACGAAACTACAGCAAATAAATTGGAGAAATACCGAAATGAAGACTTAGATAACCGCAATTCCGCATTAATTAATCAAACAAAGGCACAACTTATTGACATTGAAGAACGTCGCAAACGGCGCCTTGACGAACTAGAACGTGAGCGCAATGTGAATATTGTGCCTCCAAGAAGAATTGCTTCCCTAGTATTGATGCCTGCGTATACAAATACGAAACGCTTACTTGCATCAGACTATGAGGCTATCATCACGGCTTACGAAGAAGAACATCAACGAAAGCATGTGAAAATGTATCCGAACCTTGCTCTTGTGGATTTCATGAGTGAAGATGAAAACGGTAAGCCGCGCGGCATTATTGTCGCAAACCCTGAAAATCTTGCACTGCAGACAAAGCATGAACGGGACTTGGAAGAGTTGGGGATGGATGTGTATATGTATGTGGTGGAAGATGGGGTGATTGTGAGGGAATATTTATTATAA
- a CDS encoding DUF3962 domain-containing protein gives MKIKELQLFLFQNAVEMLLPETISYICWPKEWVSALRVEKERYKLKKKLETLNTKIYSIFPDILYIQNDPKALAGERAWIVARKRLPLEHLQTVCEMWFSQIDSTVTIHNENRLIDWKTGTVEALLPEIDENSRYTWVPALISHKLCDTPLQMGIEGGYQGELPFYPICFGRTFEAMSQPIKRADRRDYFSYVYRFKLITRGIENKPLLNVSFGIRRFYQRMPKESKRLLRQKRKASVFVSIPNPFTHESKQSFARFQIEAKGMEVQWAKGYEKLLDDLMIRDSINLFDIIKNPRHYIENKEKQVLIIHNENTFSGKTTTVERGMGLPEREALLKSFQSLFSGLKLLPACKEVKTRFNKNLFPLHAPSGVKELCLEIISDSMIEAVEEVLLNKNIVTEKIDEHCFILNSFPKVTLKVIARTPEGIVKDLDVESYNERATEKHVQSIVQKLRTPSLSQPILSLVEIHDYEKRGQEEFDPKQAIREGLARTRRLSQFIHPLEQENGKERIYKGVLDLLADRGFLRENWSKFTSEGTIISLSLHRINKAGKIHNLPVFTKIKGMDIKYKTFGNDEWKPLEETILNIWRNEQAYLPNPTRENEASIHLKQFFVDELLKVLSEESEKVYVILNASLRNRWMHSIGNGKISLSFIPDIDDVLQSFPNLRVIRINQKDDVPQYFTNSNGNLINKEAGLYLDQTGIYYSVGTRPDTMKSVPNGATKFNSPTKQLAQQRALEIIVLGANEEERDEIARMVDYLRRMVVTYDWHVQLPFSMHMTRTIKKYIGTDDTYTLDDDLEDDLIVEIDKQVVFVLDSTNE, from the coding sequence ATGAAAATTAAAGAGCTACAGTTATTTTTATTTCAAAACGCAGTTGAGATGCTATTGCCAGAAACAATCTCTTACATATGCTGGCCTAAGGAATGGGTATCGGCATTGAGAGTTGAGAAAGAGCGATACAAATTAAAAAAGAAGTTAGAAACACTAAACACAAAGATATACAGTATCTTTCCAGATATTTTATATATTCAAAACGATCCTAAAGCACTTGCTGGAGAACGAGCGTGGATTGTAGCTCGCAAACGGCTGCCACTAGAGCATCTGCAAACTGTTTGTGAAATGTGGTTTTCGCAAATTGATTCAACCGTTACAATACATAATGAGAATCGACTGATAGATTGGAAGACTGGTACAGTTGAGGCACTGCTACCGGAAATAGATGAAAATTCCCGATATACGTGGGTACCAGCTCTTATTTCGCATAAACTTTGTGACACACCGTTGCAGATGGGCATAGAGGGGGGCTATCAAGGAGAATTACCTTTTTATCCCATTTGTTTCGGAAGAACATTTGAGGCGATGTCACAGCCAATTAAGCGTGCAGACCGTCGAGACTATTTTTCATACGTATATCGATTTAAATTAATTACCAGAGGGATCGAGAACAAACCGTTATTGAATGTATCTTTTGGTATCCGCCGTTTCTATCAACGTATGCCAAAAGAAAGCAAGAGGTTGCTACGCCAAAAGCGCAAAGCATCTGTTTTTGTGTCTATTCCTAATCCTTTTACGCATGAGAGTAAGCAATCTTTTGCTAGGTTCCAAATTGAAGCAAAAGGAATGGAAGTACAATGGGCAAAAGGTTATGAGAAATTGCTTGATGATTTAATGATAAGGGATTCAATTAATCTGTTTGATATTATAAAAAATCCTAGACATTACATTGAAAATAAAGAAAAACAGGTTCTCATCATACATAATGAGAATACCTTTTCTGGAAAAACAACTACAGTAGAACGGGGAATGGGATTGCCGGAGAGAGAAGCATTATTAAAAAGTTTTCAGAGCTTGTTCTCTGGTTTAAAGTTACTTCCTGCGTGTAAAGAAGTAAAGACAAGATTTAATAAGAACTTGTTTCCCTTGCATGCCCCCTCAGGGGTAAAAGAACTTTGCCTAGAAATAATTTCTGATAGCATGATTGAGGCCGTAGAAGAAGTGTTGCTTAATAAAAATATTGTGACAGAGAAAATAGATGAGCATTGCTTTATCTTAAATTCCTTTCCTAAAGTCACATTAAAGGTAATTGCTCGAACTCCTGAGGGAATTGTGAAAGATTTAGATGTGGAGAGTTATAATGAACGGGCTACAGAAAAACATGTACAATCTATCGTGCAGAAGCTGAGAACACCGTCACTATCTCAACCGATTTTATCTTTGGTTGAAATTCATGATTATGAAAAAAGAGGACAGGAGGAATTTGATCCAAAGCAAGCTATACGTGAAGGCTTGGCACGAACAAGAAGGCTATCACAGTTTATTCATCCGCTGGAACAGGAGAATGGAAAAGAGCGTATTTATAAAGGAGTTCTTGATTTATTGGCTGACAGAGGATTCTTGAGAGAAAACTGGAGCAAGTTTACAAGCGAAGGAACTATTATTAGCTTGTCATTGCACAGGATAAATAAAGCAGGCAAGATTCATAATCTCCCTGTTTTCACAAAAATAAAAGGAATGGATATAAAGTATAAAACTTTTGGAAATGACGAATGGAAACCGCTAGAGGAGACGATTCTCAACATATGGAGAAATGAACAAGCATATCTACCTAATCCGACAAGGGAAAATGAAGCAAGTATACATTTAAAGCAGTTCTTTGTAGACGAACTTCTGAAAGTGTTAAGTGAAGAATCAGAAAAAGTGTATGTAATTCTAAATGCAAGTTTACGTAATCGATGGATGCATAGTATAGGAAATGGTAAGATTTCACTATCGTTCATACCCGATATTGATGATGTGCTGCAGTCATTCCCGAACTTAAGAGTAATTCGGATTAATCAAAAGGATGATGTGCCGCAATATTTTACAAACAGCAATGGAAATTTGATTAATAAAGAAGCAGGTTTATACCTTGATCAGACAGGCATTTATTATAGTGTCGGAACACGTCCAGATACAATGAAGAGCGTTCCTAATGGTGCGACAAAATTCAATTCCCCAACAAAACAGTTGGCGCAACAGCGAGCTTTAGAAATTATTGTACTGGGGGCTAATGAGGAAGAACGTGATGAGATAGCGCGTATGGTTGATTATTTGCGGAGAATGGTTGTAACTTATGATTGGCATGTACAACTGCCCTTTTCTATGCATATGACAAGAACGATTAAAAAATACATTGGTACAGATGATACATATACTTTGGATGATGATTTAGAAGATGATCTAATTGTTGAGATAGATAAACAAGTCGTGTTTGTTTTAGACAGTACTAATGAATGA
- a CDS encoding ASCH domain-containing protein: MKGLVIKSPWIDLILQGNKIWEIRGSNTKIRGKIALIKSGTGMVFGTAELVDSKKLSLEEYQQAEAFHRITDCVEAPYKNTHAWIFANPQLFADPVPYKHPQGAVIWVNLPES; the protein is encoded by the coding sequence ATGAAAGGCTTAGTCATCAAATCACCATGGATTGATCTCATCTTACAAGGAAACAAAATATGGGAAATCAGAGGATCCAACACAAAAATCCGCGGCAAAATTGCCCTGATTAAAAGCGGAACAGGCATGGTCTTTGGAACCGCCGAGTTAGTAGACAGCAAGAAACTAAGTTTAGAAGAATATCAACAAGCAGAAGCATTTCATCGTATTACCGATTGCGTAGAAGCACCCTACAAAAACACGCATGCCTGGATCTTCGCGAATCCTCAGTTATTTGCAGACCCAGTCCCGTACAAACATCCGCAAGGGGCGGTCATCTGGGTGAATCTTCCTGAGAGTTAA
- a CDS encoding YafY family protein, giving the protein MSKISNCLRMIELLHARGKMKISELAQELDVKERMVRNYKEDLEKAGIYVEGEKGRNGGYSLSQASFFPTRKLQESELSALIFAVQQLLAKEVAQAETAQVALDKLRAAQRKEQEQNRYIHFVQRSKPNRLESGENKKYMQLQEALASRRKVQIVYSNSSSYKKRIICPYGFVYYNDFFYCAAFCESEQELRTFKVVRIEQVDVLQERYTISATFDIRKEWSSLGIMRNEALHVKLHISPPFSQSVPESIWGENQSVQYNDDGSVLFEAVMKGRRSVKKWILGMGASVSVIEPVELKEEIIEEHMKVLGAYGVVVNV; this is encoded by the coding sequence ATGAGCAAAATAAGCAATTGCCTGCGCATGATTGAGCTCCTTCATGCGCGCGGTAAGATGAAAATTAGCGAATTGGCGCAGGAGTTAGATGTGAAAGAACGAATGGTGCGTAATTATAAGGAAGATCTAGAAAAGGCGGGTATTTATGTAGAAGGCGAAAAAGGGAGGAATGGTGGCTATTCCTTATCACAGGCTTCTTTTTTTCCGACAAGAAAGCTGCAGGAGTCTGAACTAAGCGCTTTGATTTTCGCGGTGCAGCAGCTGCTTGCAAAAGAAGTTGCACAGGCAGAAACGGCACAGGTTGCGCTAGATAAACTACGTGCCGCGCAGCGTAAGGAGCAGGAGCAGAATCGCTATATTCATTTTGTGCAGCGCTCAAAACCAAATCGTCTAGAGTCAGGTGAGAATAAAAAGTATATGCAGCTGCAGGAAGCGCTCGCAAGCAGGCGTAAGGTCCAAATTGTTTATAGTAATTCTTCTTCCTATAAGAAACGAATCATTTGTCCCTATGGATTTGTCTACTACAATGATTTCTTTTATTGCGCAGCTTTTTGTGAATCTGAACAAGAACTGCGAACATTTAAGGTTGTTAGGATAGAACAAGTAGACGTATTGCAGGAGCGCTACACAATCTCAGCTACCTTTGATATTCGTAAGGAGTGGTCAAGTCTAGGCATCATGCGAAATGAAGCGCTGCATGTCAAACTGCATATTTCTCCCCCATTTTCTCAATCCGTTCCTGAATCGATTTGGGGTGAAAATCAAAGCGTACAGTATAACGACGATGGCAGCGTTTTATTTGAAGCTGTCATGAAGGGGAGACGTTCAGTAAAAAAGTGGATTTTAGGTATGGGAGCAAGCGTTAGTGTAATAGAGCCGGTGGAATTAAAAGAGGAGATTATCGAGGAGCATATGAAGGTATTAGGCGCGTATGGGGTTGTTGTAAATGTATGA
- a CDS encoding TIR domain-containing protein gives MEQTKPSVFIGSSREAMEYVNAVQKALEYHAEVNPWYAGVFQSGNYTMQDLEEQLQQNDFAVFICSPDDIIHIRGKTFLITRDNTLFEMGLFWGKLRKERVFYLLPKTTPKPRDDIDLEGYHFLSDLVGVNPLTYQTDVKNYDAAVSVSCQHIIKQIKALQCYKDPETRLQEVEREQKVRDAAALFILNLAKELIRSDKSRLYDFLKESLQAAYAIFPGFNNSGVGVWKKEGSDGLKHVAGKVGSVNFYPFHAKDEQKRVLVVESFLKGEVLVHLTHAHLFHTYLICYPIGKDLVITITMDGRRELSEEETRYVIVANQELMGTINYLFGGAS, from the coding sequence ATGGAGCAAACGAAACCTAGTGTCTTTATTGGATCTTCTCGAGAAGCGATGGAGTATGTCAACGCCGTACAAAAGGCGCTGGAGTATCATGCGGAAGTGAATCCCTGGTATGCGGGTGTGTTTCAGTCTGGCAATTATACGATGCAGGATTTGGAGGAACAATTGCAGCAAAACGACTTTGCGGTGTTCATATGTTCCCCGGACGATATCATCCATATTCGTGGTAAAACCTTCCTAATCACAAGAGATAACACGTTGTTTGAAATGGGGTTGTTTTGGGGCAAATTAAGAAAAGAACGCGTGTTTTATTTGCTGCCTAAAACAACGCCAAAGCCAAGAGATGACATTGATTTGGAAGGCTATCACTTTTTATCAGATTTAGTAGGCGTAAATCCATTAACCTATCAAACAGATGTCAAAAATTATGATGCTGCAGTGAGCGTGTCTTGTCAGCACATCATCAAACAAATCAAAGCGTTGCAATGTTATAAAGACCCGGAAACACGTTTACAGGAAGTGGAGAGAGAACAGAAGGTAAGAGATGCAGCAGCGTTGTTCATTCTCAATCTAGCAAAAGAGCTCATTCGTTCGGACAAATCAAGATTGTATGACTTTTTAAAGGAGTCGCTTCAGGCTGCGTATGCGATCTTTCCGGGCTTCAATAATTCAGGAGTGGGCGTTTGGAAAAAGGAAGGAAGCGATGGGTTAAAGCACGTTGCGGGCAAAGTGGGCAGTGTTAACTTTTATCCGTTTCACGCAAAAGATGAGCAAAAACGAGTGCTTGTGGTAGAGAGCTTTCTCAAAGGAGAAGTGCTCGTTCATTTAACGCATGCGCACTTGTTCCACACCTATCTCATATGCTATCCTATAGGCAAAGATTTGGTTATTACGATTACGATGGATGGTCGGCGAGAGTTATCGGAAGAAGAAACACGTTATGTGATAGTTGCCAATCAAGAGCTTATGGGAACCATAAACTATTTGTTCGGAGGTGCTTCATGA